A region of Paenibacillus sp. 37 DNA encodes the following proteins:
- a CDS encoding YlmC/YmxH family sporulation protein, whose protein sequence is MKVNTSEVAARGMKISDFQTKDVINITDGKRLGQISDLELDLKQGRIEAIVVPGYSRFMGLFGGGTDLVIPWRNIVKIGSDVILVKMDGVKENTYDERDREARLYDEQQHNRTERVERIERSERNQRRTI, encoded by the coding sequence ATGAAAGTAAATACGAGCGAAGTAGCGGCACGAGGCATGAAAATCTCGGACTTTCAGACAAAGGATGTCATTAACATTACGGATGGTAAACGCCTCGGTCAGATCAGTGATTTGGAACTGGATCTGAAGCAGGGACGAATTGAAGCGATTGTTGTGCCAGGGTACAGCCGTTTTATGGGTCTCTTTGGCGGGGGAACTGACCTGGTCATTCCTTGGAGAAACATTGTGAAGATTGGTTCAGATGTGATACTGGTGAAGATGGATGGGGTGAAGGAAAATACGTATGACGAGCGTGATCGCGAAGCGCGCCTGTATGATGAACAGCAGCATAACCGCACAGAGCGAGTGGAACGCATTGAACGGTCGGAACGTAATCAGCGTCGCACGATATAA
- the sigG gene encoding RNA polymerase sporulation sigma factor SigG: MTRNKVEICGVDTAKLPVLTNTEMRELFHSLQQHHDRSAREKLVNGNLRLVLSVIQRFNNRGEFVDDLFQVGCIGLMKAIDNFDLSQNVKFSTYAVPMIIGEIRRYLRDNNPIRVSRSLRDIAYKALQVRDSLTNKNSREPTIFEIAEVLNVPKEDVVFALDAIQDPVSLFEPIYHDGGDPIYVMDQISDDRNKDVSWIEEIALREAMHRLGQREKMILSMRFFEGKTQMEVADEIGISQAQVSRLEKSAIQQMQKHVKS; the protein is encoded by the coding sequence ATGACCCGAAACAAAGTCGAGATTTGTGGCGTGGACACCGCAAAATTGCCTGTCCTCACCAACACTGAAATGCGGGAATTGTTTCATTCCCTTCAGCAACACCATGATCGCTCAGCAAGAGAGAAATTAGTGAATGGCAACCTGCGTCTTGTGCTCAGTGTCATTCAGCGTTTTAACAATCGGGGGGAGTTTGTCGATGATCTGTTCCAGGTTGGTTGCATCGGCCTGATGAAAGCCATTGATAATTTTGATTTATCCCAGAATGTCAAATTTTCAACCTACGCGGTGCCGATGATTATCGGTGAAATCCGTCGATACCTGCGTGACAATAATCCGATTCGGGTATCTCGCTCCTTGAGGGACATTGCTTACAAAGCACTTCAGGTCCGTGACAGCCTGACGAATAAAAACTCTCGGGAACCGACGATATTCGAAATTGCGGAAGTACTGAATGTGCCGAAGGAAGATGTTGTTTTTGCATTGGACGCCATTCAGGACCCGGTCTCGCTCTTCGAACCGATTTATCATGATGGTGGTGATCCGATCTATGTTATGGATCAGATCAGCGATGACAGAAACAAGGATGTGTCATGGATCGAGGAAATTGCACTTCGTGAAGCGATGCATCGTCTTGGTCAGCGGGAAAAAATGATTCTGTCGATGCGGTTTTTCGAAGGGAAAACCCAGATGGAAGTGGCTGATGAAATTGGCATTTCCCAGGCTCAGGTATCACGTCTGGAGAAATCAGCGATACAGCAGATGCAAAAACATGTAAAGTCATAA
- the sigE gene encoding RNA polymerase sporulation sigma factor SigE, with protein MLVKWKLVAQLQYYRLLFLLGLKSEEIYYIGGSEALPPPLTREEEEFLLQKLSSGDSAIRAMLIERNLRLVVYIARKFENTGINIEDLVSIGAIGLIKAVNTFDPEKKIKLATYASRCIENEILMYLRRNSKIRTEVSFDEPLNIDWDGNELLLSDVLGTENDTIYRNIEEQVDRKLLHKALEKLTERERMIMELRFGLTDGEEKTQKDVADLLGISQSYISRLEKRIIKRLRKEFNKMV; from the coding sequence ATGCTTGTGAAATGGAAACTGGTGGCGCAGCTGCAATATTACCGTCTGTTATTTTTATTGGGACTCAAAAGCGAAGAGATCTATTATATTGGGGGAAGTGAGGCACTTCCGCCGCCATTGACCCGGGAAGAGGAAGAATTTTTGCTGCAAAAATTATCCTCGGGAGACTCGGCCATTCGCGCGATGCTCATTGAGCGCAACCTGCGTCTGGTGGTGTACATTGCACGCAAATTTGAAAACACAGGAATCAATATTGAGGATTTGGTCTCCATTGGAGCCATCGGATTGATTAAGGCAGTGAATACATTTGACCCGGAAAAGAAAATCAAACTGGCAACCTATGCTTCACGTTGTATCGAAAATGAAATTTTGATGTACCTAAGACGTAATAGTAAGATCCGAACTGAAGTTTCTTTTGATGAACCGCTCAACATTGATTGGGATGGAAATGAACTATTATTATCCGATGTATTGGGTACAGAAAACGATACAATCTATCGGAATATTGAAGAGCAGGTAGACCGAAAACTTCTGCACAAGGCACTGGAAAAATTAACGGAGCGCGAGCGAATGATTATGGAGCTTCGTTTTGGCCTGACGGATGGGGAAGAAAAGACACAAAAAGATGTAGCAGATCTCCTCGGAATCTCCCAATCCTACATCTCTCGTCTCGAAAAAAGAATCATTAAAAGACTCCGCAAAGAGTTCAATAAAATGGTCTGA
- the spoIIGA gene encoding sigma-E processing peptidase SpoIIGA: MVVYVDLIFLTNLCIDGALIGMTAWMRKTKLVWWRWLLSAIVGALYVVMMFVPEFDFMFTFLIKFGFSLVMLTIAFGFKGLQAFARTLGTFYVINFVAAGGILGVHYMLQSSGELFNGIWFTASGGMSFDLKIAFWFTFIVFFAVLFLFKAVQSSKRKTDRMTTYLGKVEVCIDEVVISCTGLLDTGNQLTDPLSRMPVMVMEVSLWQDMLPASWKGRLKDEAPDNLILELDQESFQWQDRLRLVPYRGINKGTAFMLAMKPDRVKVTMEETCYETTRVLIGLDGGVLSSDGKYQAVIHPELVQDAASAQSTALSAGATEKPLNVV; the protein is encoded by the coding sequence TTGGTTGTTTATGTGGATCTAATTTTTTTGACAAACCTGTGTATTGACGGTGCACTCATCGGAATGACCGCCTGGATGCGCAAGACAAAGCTGGTTTGGTGGCGATGGTTGCTGTCAGCCATTGTCGGTGCATTATACGTGGTCATGATGTTTGTACCGGAGTTTGATTTTATGTTCACCTTTTTGATCAAGTTCGGGTTCTCGCTGGTCATGCTTACGATTGCTTTTGGGTTTAAAGGTCTGCAGGCTTTTGCGAGGACGCTGGGTACCTTCTATGTGATTAATTTTGTCGCTGCTGGAGGTATTCTGGGTGTGCATTACATGCTTCAGAGCTCCGGTGAGTTGTTTAACGGCATTTGGTTCACGGCTTCTGGCGGTATGTCATTTGATCTGAAAATTGCTTTCTGGTTCACGTTTATCGTATTTTTTGCTGTCCTGTTTTTATTTAAAGCTGTGCAGAGTTCAAAACGGAAAACGGATCGCATGACGACCTATTTGGGCAAAGTTGAGGTCTGCATCGATGAGGTAGTCATTTCTTGTACAGGCCTTCTGGATACGGGCAATCAACTTACAGATCCCTTATCGCGCATGCCGGTCATGGTGATGGAGGTTTCGTTATGGCAAGACATGTTACCTGCTTCATGGAAGGGTAGACTCAAGGACGAGGCGCCGGACAACCTTATTCTGGAGCTTGATCAGGAAAGTTTTCAGTGGCAGGATCGACTGCGGCTAGTGCCTTATCGGGGCATTAACAAAGGGACTGCGTTTATGCTGGCAATGAAGCCGGACCGGGTGAAGGTGACGATGGAGGAAACATGTTATGAGACGACAAGGGTACTTATTGGGCTGGATGGAGGTGTTTTGTCGTCGGATGGGAAATACCAGGCCGTGATTCATCCTGAACTTGTGCAAGACGCTGCTTCTGCGCAGTCTACGGCTCTCTCTGCGGGAGCAACAGAAAAGCCGCTGAATGTGGTATAG
- the ftsZ gene encoding cell division protein FtsZ, translating to MLEFDFEMESLAQIKVIGVGGGGSNAVNRMIENGVQGVEFITVNTDAQALHLAKSEHKLQIGDKLTRGLGAGANPDVGKKAAEESRDLIMNTLKGADMVFVTAGMGGGTGTGAAPVIAEIAKECGALTVGVVTRPFTFEGRKRSSHAEQGIEALKEKVDTLIVIPNDRLLEIVDKKTPMLEAFRQADNVLRQAVQGISDLIAVPGLINLDFADVKTIMHERGSALMGIGESTGENRAAEAARKAIMSPLLETSIEGARGVIMNITGGVNLSLYEVNEAAEIVTSASDPEVNMIFGAIIDEDLKEEIKVTVIATGFEDKPAPPPPGRKPAPATAETTDTRSPNLRPFGNQPSNDQLDIPTFLRNRSRNNNND from the coding sequence ATGTTGGAATTTGATTTCGAGATGGAGAGCTTGGCTCAAATTAAAGTCATCGGTGTAGGCGGCGGCGGAAGCAATGCAGTCAACCGTATGATTGAAAATGGTGTACAAGGTGTTGAATTTATTACGGTGAATACGGATGCTCAGGCGTTACACCTGGCGAAATCCGAGCATAAATTGCAAATCGGTGATAAATTGACTCGTGGTCTTGGTGCTGGCGCCAACCCGGATGTAGGTAAAAAAGCAGCGGAAGAGTCCCGCGATCTGATCATGAACACGTTGAAAGGTGCAGACATGGTATTTGTTACAGCCGGTATGGGCGGCGGTACAGGTACAGGTGCGGCTCCGGTTATCGCCGAAATCGCTAAAGAGTGTGGTGCACTTACCGTGGGTGTCGTAACTCGTCCATTTACATTTGAAGGACGCAAGCGTTCCAGCCATGCAGAGCAAGGTATTGAAGCTCTCAAGGAAAAAGTCGACACACTGATCGTGATTCCTAATGATCGTTTGCTCGAAATCGTAGACAAAAAGACTCCTATGCTTGAAGCATTCCGTCAAGCGGATAACGTACTTCGTCAAGCTGTACAAGGTATCTCTGATTTGATCGCTGTACCGGGTCTGATCAACCTTGACTTTGCTGACGTCAAAACGATTATGCACGAACGTGGTTCAGCCCTTATGGGGATTGGTGAATCAACTGGTGAGAATCGTGCCGCAGAAGCAGCACGGAAAGCCATTATGAGTCCTTTGCTTGAAACTTCTATTGAAGGTGCTCGCGGGGTAATCATGAACATTACGGGTGGCGTTAATCTGTCCCTGTATGAAGTGAATGAAGCTGCAGAGATCGTAACGTCTGCTTCCGACCCGGAAGTAAACATGATCTTTGGTGCCATCATTGACGAAGACCTGAAAGAGGAGATTAAGGTTACAGTTATTGCAACCGGTTTTGAAGATAAACCTGCTCCACCACCACCAGGACGTAAGCCAGCTCCAGCAACAGCGGAGACGACAGATACGCGTTCTCCGAACCTGCGTCCTTTTGGAAATCAGCCGAGCAATGATCAGCTGGATATTCCGACATTTTTACGCAATCGTTCACGCAATAATAACAACGATTAA
- the ftsA gene encoding cell division protein FtsA, whose amino-acid sequence MSNNDIIVSLDIGTSKIRAIIGEMNNGTFNIIGVGSADSEGIRKGVIVDIDQTVQSIRNAVDHAERMVGIQISEVYVGISGNHIGLMSSHGVVAVSNEDREIGEEDMERVLKAAEVIAVPPEREIIDVVAKQYVVDGLEGIQDPRGMIGVRLEVEATIITGAKTAIHNLLRCVEKAGLKVSDLVLMSLGAGQLALSKDEKTMGSVLVDIGAGATTIAIFEEDSLVATSTLPIGGEFVTNDIAYGLRTLTDQAEKVKLKYGCAWLDDAAADVMFKVTRIGSNVDKEFSQEDLAAIIEPRVQEIFQMISQEVKRLGYNELPGGYILTGGTVSMPGVLQVAQHELAASVRVAVPDYIGVRDPGFTSGVGILHSVIRSLRIRPSINNGGGNNNNNNNNKKPTNRPKPNTAQESEQKPGLFERLKNMFSEFI is encoded by the coding sequence TTGAGCAACAATGACATCATTGTTAGTTTGGACATCGGTACATCCAAAATTCGCGCTATTATTGGGGAAATGAATAATGGAACCTTTAATATTATAGGAGTTGGATCTGCCGACTCGGAGGGAATTCGCAAAGGTGTAATCGTAGATATCGATCAGACGGTGCAGTCGATTCGCAACGCAGTGGATCATGCAGAACGTATGGTAGGTATTCAAATATCCGAAGTGTATGTTGGAATCTCGGGAAATCATATCGGACTGATGAGCAGTCACGGCGTCGTGGCTGTGTCTAACGAGGATCGTGAAATCGGAGAAGAAGACATGGAACGGGTGTTGAAAGCAGCCGAAGTCATTGCAGTTCCGCCGGAACGGGAAATTATTGATGTTGTCGCCAAGCAATATGTTGTAGATGGCTTGGAGGGCATACAGGACCCCCGTGGTATGATTGGTGTTCGTCTGGAAGTTGAAGCAACGATCATTACGGGTGCAAAAACCGCGATACATAATCTTTTGCGCTGCGTGGAAAAAGCGGGTCTGAAAGTAAGCGATCTGGTTCTCATGTCGCTTGGAGCGGGTCAACTGGCTTTGTCCAAAGATGAAAAAACGATGGGTTCAGTGCTTGTTGATATTGGAGCAGGTGCAACAACCATCGCCATTTTTGAAGAAGACAGTCTTGTTGCAACATCAACATTGCCTATAGGTGGGGAATTCGTAACAAATGATATCGCCTATGGCTTACGCACGTTAACGGATCAGGCAGAGAAAGTGAAACTGAAATATGGCTGCGCCTGGTTGGATGATGCTGCTGCGGATGTGATGTTCAAAGTCACCCGAATTGGCAGTAATGTAGACAAGGAGTTTTCACAAGAGGATCTGGCAGCAATTATTGAACCTAGGGTTCAAGAAATATTCCAGATGATATCCCAAGAAGTGAAGCGTCTTGGTTACAACGAGCTTCCTGGAGGTTATATACTAACGGGAGGTACGGTCTCTATGCCGGGGGTTCTGCAGGTCGCTCAGCATGAGCTTGCTGCTTCGGTACGAGTTGCAGTTCCGGATTATATTGGTGTGCGTGACCCTGGGTTTACAAGCGGAGTTGGCATATTGCACAGTGTGATTCGCAGTTTGCGCATTCGTCCCTCGATCAATAACGGCGGTGGAAATAACAACAACAATAATAACAACAAGAAACCGACCAACCGTCCGAAGCCAAATACGGCACAGGAATCGGAGCAAAAACCCGGTCTGTTCGAGCGGCTGAAGAATATGTTCAGCGAATTTATATAA
- a CDS encoding cell division protein FtsQ/DivIB — MPKSQIPVLKKNRPKGNTSRKIVIILLLLFIVLLAVLFFRSSMSRISAIEITGNVYTATSELLEKSGLKEGEQFFGTSTAEVIERLKTIKAISTVTVDKQFPGIIHIKVQEYATVAYELGSDGTLKAILASGTSLTVPATIGVAVEKPILTQWKADDPLKAKLSQTLAKIPNELTTDISEIIPNPTPSFPDQIRMYTKSQFEVITTVSLLSDKVEYLNQVIETERPGKITMLEADTYVPFIPDDPEDDAELGATP, encoded by the coding sequence ATGCCTAAAAGTCAAATTCCGGTTCTGAAGAAGAATCGGCCAAAAGGAAACACAAGCCGAAAAATTGTAATTATTCTCTTATTATTATTTATTGTATTGCTCGCTGTATTATTCTTTCGTTCTTCCATGAGTCGGATTTCGGCAATTGAAATTACGGGTAATGTATATACAGCAACTTCAGAACTGCTGGAGAAAAGCGGGCTGAAAGAAGGCGAACAATTTTTTGGGACAAGTACTGCCGAGGTTATTGAGCGTCTCAAGACCATCAAGGCGATTTCCACCGTTACCGTGGACAAGCAATTCCCGGGTATCATCCATATCAAGGTTCAGGAATATGCCACGGTTGCTTATGAGCTTGGTTCTGACGGTACGTTAAAAGCGATATTAGCCAGTGGGACAAGCTTGACGGTTCCGGCAACAATTGGTGTTGCTGTGGAGAAGCCCATATTGACCCAATGGAAGGCTGATGATCCACTCAAAGCCAAACTGAGCCAGACACTGGCTAAAATTCCGAATGAATTGACGACGGATATTTCGGAAATTATTCCCAATCCAACGCCTTCATTTCCGGATCAGATTCGGATGTATACCAAATCACAGTTTGAAGTGATTACAACCGTCTCTCTTTTATCGGATAAAGTGGAGTATCTGAATCAGGTGATTGAGACCGAACGGCCTGGGAAAATCACCATGCTTGAGGCAGATACCTATGTCCCTTTCATCCCGGATGACCCGGAAGATGATGCTGAACTAGGAGCAACCCCCTGA
- the murA gene encoding UDP-N-acetylglucosamine 1-carboxyvinyltransferase — MDKLVIEGGKPLSGSIRIHGAKNAALPIMAASLLADGEVTLHNVPHLLDIEVMLYILERLGCTCRHEQGTVTINTSSIRSYDVPEDLMKQMRSSIFLMGPLLAKFGQVSVYQPGGCAIGERKIDLHLRGLEALGALIEEQDQQIICHGHNLVGTDIHLDFPSVGATENIMMAAVMAKGTTTICNAAREPEIQDLQHFLNAMGASIIGAGTDTITINGVEKLKPCSYEIIPDRIVAGTVMIAAAATRGNVTLTHCNPAHLTSLIHVLKRTGVQITVCNDIMTVSCMSRPKSVDRIVTSPYPSFPTDLQSQIMVLLSLADGFSVMKETVFEGRFKHVDELNVMGADISVDLNAAFIRGVPRLYGATVEATDLRAGAALVIAGLAAQGKTVVEQVHHIDRGYDQIEKLFQSLGASVERQSSVSKQLDFAN; from the coding sequence TTGGACAAATTGGTGATTGAAGGCGGGAAACCCCTCTCAGGATCCATACGCATCCATGGAGCAAAAAATGCCGCTTTACCGATTATGGCCGCAAGTTTGTTGGCAGATGGAGAAGTTACACTGCATAACGTTCCACACTTGCTGGACATTGAAGTGATGCTGTATATCCTGGAACGGCTTGGATGCACGTGTCGGCATGAACAGGGAACAGTGACGATTAATACCTCGTCTATCCGGTCATATGATGTGCCAGAAGATCTAATGAAGCAGATGCGCTCTTCCATTTTTTTGATGGGACCATTGCTGGCTAAGTTTGGGCAAGTGTCAGTGTATCAGCCAGGAGGCTGTGCCATTGGAGAACGCAAAATTGATCTTCACCTCCGGGGCCTGGAAGCGCTCGGAGCTTTGATTGAAGAGCAGGACCAACAGATTATCTGTCATGGGCACAATCTGGTGGGTACAGATATTCATTTGGATTTCCCAAGTGTGGGAGCGACCGAGAATATTATGATGGCAGCTGTTATGGCTAAAGGGACAACAACCATCTGCAACGCGGCAAGAGAACCTGAAATACAGGACCTGCAACACTTTTTGAATGCTATGGGTGCAAGCATTATTGGTGCAGGAACGGATACAATCACGATCAATGGCGTTGAGAAACTGAAGCCTTGTTCCTATGAGATTATACCGGATCGAATCGTTGCCGGAACTGTGATGATTGCAGCAGCAGCAACACGAGGCAATGTTACGCTTACACACTGCAATCCTGCTCATCTTACTTCACTTATACATGTATTGAAGCGCACTGGTGTTCAAATCACAGTCTGCAATGATATAATGACGGTGAGCTGTATGAGCCGTCCCAAATCAGTAGACCGTATTGTGACTTCTCCGTATCCTTCGTTTCCGACAGATTTGCAATCGCAAATCATGGTGCTGCTCAGTCTGGCAGACGGATTCAGTGTGATGAAGGAAACGGTATTCGAGGGTCGGTTCAAACATGTGGATGAACTGAATGTGATGGGGGCTGATATTTCAGTCGATCTGAACGCAGCATTTATCCGTGGTGTTCCCCGTCTGTACGGGGCTACAGTAGAAGCAACCGATCTTCGTGCAGGTGCAGCTCTGGTCATTGCTGGTCTGGCTGCTCAAGGCAAAACGGTTGTGGAGCAAGTGCATCATATTGACCGGGGCTACGATCAGATCGAGAAGTTATTCCAAAGTCTTGGAGCATCGGTTGAGCGACAGTCGTCCGTTTCGAAACAGTTGGATTTTGCCAATTAA
- the murB gene encoding UDP-N-acetylmuramate dehydrogenase — protein sequence MPQWISLLSQNNVGRVLENESLAKYTTWKIGGPADALVIPDNKEQMMNLVQLLHTYQIPWMQLGRGSNMLVSDKGIRGVVVKPGEGFDYAEFHEGGVTAGAAHSFVKLSVVAAKKEWVGLEFASGIPGTVGGAVYMNAGAHGSDVSRIFKFAEIVLETGELVRYSKEDMDFAYRHSVLHDRRGIVLEAAFELQHGERNVISETMAAYKDRRRRTQPLQMACAGSVFRNPPGDHAARLIEAAGLKGMTQGGAQVSTMHANFIVNTGQATAEDVITLMQQIQSTISSQNGINLVPEVFVVGER from the coding sequence ATGCCTCAGTGGATATCGTTACTATCCCAGAATAATGTTGGCAGAGTTCTTGAAAACGAATCGCTAGCCAAATACACCACATGGAAGATCGGCGGTCCTGCGGATGCATTGGTCATTCCCGATAATAAAGAGCAGATGATGAATCTCGTTCAATTGCTTCACACGTATCAGATTCCGTGGATGCAACTTGGACGGGGCTCAAACATGCTGGTGTCAGACAAAGGAATACGTGGTGTTGTGGTGAAACCAGGCGAGGGCTTTGATTATGCCGAATTTCACGAAGGTGGTGTAACCGCCGGAGCGGCGCATTCTTTTGTTAAACTCAGTGTGGTTGCTGCCAAAAAGGAATGGGTCGGTCTGGAATTCGCCAGCGGTATCCCCGGCACTGTCGGTGGAGCTGTGTACATGAATGCAGGCGCGCATGGATCGGATGTGTCACGGATATTCAAATTCGCTGAGATTGTACTGGAGACAGGGGAATTGGTACGTTACAGCAAGGAGGACATGGATTTTGCCTACCGCCACTCTGTTCTGCATGATCGGAGAGGCATTGTGCTGGAAGCTGCATTTGAACTCCAGCATGGAGAGCGCAACGTCATTTCGGAAACCATGGCGGCTTACAAAGATCGCCGGCGACGCACACAGCCACTGCAGATGGCATGTGCAGGTAGTGTATTCCGAAATCCACCGGGTGATCATGCAGCCCGCCTGATTGAAGCAGCAGGGCTGAAAGGAATGACCCAGGGAGGCGCACAGGTATCCACCATGCATGCCAATTTCATTGTCAATACAGGCCAAGCAACAGCAGAGGACGTTATCACCCTAATGCAGCAGATACAGAGCACTATATCATCTCAAAACGGTATTAACCTGGTACCGGAAGTCTTCGTAGTGGGTGAGCGGTAA
- the murG gene encoding undecaprenyldiphospho-muramoylpentapeptide beta-N-acetylglucosaminyltransferase: MRVVLSGGGTGGHIYPAVAIARQCEAENPDSTFLYIGGTRGLESKLVPQENIPFKSIDITGFRRKLSIDNLKTVMRFIQGVRKSKKMLKEFKPDVVIGTGGYVCGPVVYAATKLGIPSIIHEQNAIPGLTNKFLMRYVDTVAVSFEGSETSFSGAKKVIYTGNPRATTVAQASRDRGFATLGVPMNSRVVLVVGGSRGAKAINQAMVDMAPMLEQLDDVHVVYVTGDTYFDETREAIRSSLGTMPNHLHVLPYVHNMPEVLACTSLIVNRAGASFLAEITSLGIPSILIPSPNVTNNHQEANARTLEGGGASLTMLEKDLTGKVLYEAIAKIMNDESGRKRMAEASRKLGKPDAAEVLVHEIQRLAARR, translated from the coding sequence ATGCGAGTCGTTCTAAGCGGTGGCGGTACGGGTGGACATATCTATCCTGCCGTTGCCATAGCAAGACAATGCGAGGCGGAGAACCCGGACTCGACATTTCTGTACATCGGAGGAACCAGAGGGCTGGAAAGTAAACTGGTTCCCCAAGAAAATATTCCTTTTAAATCCATTGATATTACCGGCTTTCGACGGAAATTGTCCATCGACAACCTGAAAACGGTCATGCGTTTCATTCAAGGTGTACGCAAGTCCAAAAAAATGCTGAAGGAATTTAAACCGGATGTTGTGATTGGTACAGGTGGATATGTGTGTGGACCTGTGGTATATGCAGCAACAAAACTGGGAATTCCGAGTATAATTCATGAACAGAACGCCATTCCTGGTCTGACGAACAAATTTTTGATGCGTTATGTGGACACGGTTGCCGTTAGCTTTGAAGGTTCTGAAACATCGTTTTCCGGCGCAAAAAAGGTGATCTATACCGGTAATCCGCGAGCGACTACGGTAGCCCAGGCTAGCCGTGATCGTGGTTTTGCCACATTAGGTGTACCGATGAATAGCCGTGTTGTTCTTGTGGTTGGGGGCAGTCGCGGGGCAAAAGCAATCAATCAGGCCATGGTGGACATGGCTCCAATGCTGGAACAACTGGACGATGTACATGTAGTTTACGTGACAGGGGATACCTATTTTGATGAAACGCGTGAAGCCATTCGCAGCTCATTGGGTACGATGCCAAACCACCTGCATGTCCTGCCTTACGTGCATAATATGCCTGAGGTGCTTGCCTGCACATCCTTGATTGTAAACCGTGCAGGTGCATCATTCCTTGCGGAGATCACATCACTGGGTATTCCTTCGATCCTGATTCCTTCACCTAACGTGACTAATAATCATCAGGAAGCCAATGCACGCACGCTTGAAGGTGGAGGTGCGTCACTCACGATGCTGGAGAAGGATCTTACAGGCAAAGTCCTGTATGAAGCCATCGCCAAGATTATGAATGATGAATCGGGACGCAAACGAATGGCTGAAGCCTCCCGGAAACTGGGGAAACCCGATGCAGCTGAAGTGCTTGTTCATGAAATTCAGCGTCTTGCTGCACGCCGATAA
- the spoVE gene encoding stage V sporulation protein E: MKQTRPAPDIWLLICILALLAIGIIMVYSAGSVLAFHDYGDSFYFVKRQALFAVLGLVAMFVTANVDYRVWRKYAKPILIACFIMLIAVLIPGIGVVRGGARSWLGIGSFGIQPSEFMKLGMILFLAHWLSKEPGKIKTFTTGLLPPLGMIGLAFGIIMLQPDLGTGTVMMGASMLIIFTAGARMKHLSLLALGGVAGFAALIAAAPYRLQRITAFLDPWSDPLGAGYQIIQSLYAIGPGGLAGLGLGMSRQKYSYVPEPQTDFIFSILAEELGFIGGMIVLLLFLVLVWRGMRVAMTVPDAFGSLLGVGIVGMVAVQVIINIGVVIGMMPVTGITLPLISYGGSSLTLMLTALGILVNLSRYAR; encoded by the coding sequence ATGAAACAGACGCGACCGGCACCAGATATTTGGTTGCTGATTTGTATTTTGGCATTGCTTGCCATCGGCATTATTATGGTATATAGTGCGGGCTCGGTGCTTGCCTTTCATGACTATGGCGATTCATTTTATTTTGTAAAAAGACAGGCCCTGTTTGCGGTGCTTGGGCTTGTGGCCATGTTCGTAACTGCTAATGTAGACTACCGGGTGTGGAGGAAATATGCCAAGCCTATATTGATTGCCTGTTTTATAATGCTCATTGCGGTGCTCATTCCTGGAATCGGTGTGGTTCGCGGTGGTGCACGAAGTTGGCTAGGCATTGGTTCGTTCGGTATTCAGCCCTCGGAATTCATGAAGCTGGGCATGATTCTGTTTCTCGCTCACTGGCTGAGCAAGGAACCGGGTAAAATCAAAACCTTCACAACGGGGCTTCTACCACCGCTGGGTATGATCGGTTTGGCTTTTGGGATTATTATGCTGCAACCTGATTTAGGGACTGGCACCGTGATGATGGGCGCATCGATGCTTATTATTTTTACAGCCGGAGCGCGAATGAAACATCTGAGCTTGCTTGCTCTTGGCGGCGTAGCTGGGTTTGCAGCTTTGATTGCAGCAGCACCCTATCGGTTGCAGCGTATCACAGCGTTTTTGGACCCGTGGTCCGATCCGCTGGGTGCCGGATATCAGATCATTCAATCCTTATACGCGATTGGTCCTGGTGGACTGGCGGGATTGGGACTGGGTATGAGCCGGCAGAAGTACAGTTATGTACCTGAACCGCAAACGGACTTTATTTTTAGTATTTTGGCCGAAGAACTCGGCTTTATAGGTGGAATGATTGTATTATTGTTGTTTCTGGTGCTGGTGTGGAGAGGAATGCGTGTAGCCATGACCGTTCCGGATGCCTTCGGCAGTCTGCTTGGTGTTGGTATCGTGGGTATGGTCGCCGTACAGGTCATTATTAACATTGGTGTTGTCATTGGCATGATGCCTGTTACGGGCATTACATTGCCCCTGATCAGTTACGGCGGATCATCATTGACCCTCATGCTCACAGCACTGGGCATTTTAGTGAATTTATCCCGTTATGCGAGGTGA